One genomic region from Oncorhynchus gorbuscha isolate QuinsamMale2020 ecotype Even-year linkage group LG13, OgorEven_v1.0, whole genome shotgun sequence encodes:
- the LOC123993366 gene encoding EGF-containing fibulin-like extracellular matrix protein 2: protein MRGVCVSILCVSVILRSAISQPPTESDTYTECTDGYQWDSQTQHCKDINECETIPEACKGEMKCFNHYGGYLCLPRSASVIPAQDPPSQPGTNLESTAREPFNPCPLGYEPQGDSCVDLNECERDEHDCQPSQQCINTPGAFTCQCPDGYRKVGTECIDIDECRYRYCQHRCVNVPGSFSCQCEPGFQLAGNNRSCIDVNECDMGAPCQQRCYNTYGTFLCRCDQGYELGPDGFACKDIDECSYSSYLCQFQCVNEPGKFSCQCPEGYQLLGTRLCQDINECETGEHQCTTGQTCVNIHGAYQCVDANLCQDPYIQITDNRCVCPVTKPACRDLPFSIVHRYMSITSERSVPSDIFQIQATSVYPGAYNTFRIRSGDDNGDFYIRQINNISAMLVLARAVTGPLEYTLDLEMVSVNPLLSYQTSSALRLSIYVGPHAF from the exons ATGCggggcgtgtgtgtgtccatcctgtgtgtgtctgtgatccTCCGCAGTGCTATTTCACAGCCACCTACAGAAAGTGACACCTACACG GAATGCACAGATGGGTATCAATGGGACTCCCAGACTCAGCACTGCAAAG ACATAAATGAGTGTGAGACCATTCCAGAGGCCTGTAAGGGTGAGATGAAGTGCTTCAACCACTATGGGGGCTACCTGTGCCTCCCCCGCTCTGCCTCAGTCATCCCAGCCCAGGACCCCCCCAGCCAGCCTGGGACCAACCTGGAGAGCACCGCCAGAGAGCCCTTCAACCCCTGTCCTCTGGGCTACGAACCCCAGGGAGACAGCTGTGTGG ATTTgaatgagtgtgagagagatgaaCACGACTGCCAGCCCAGCCAGCAGTGCATCAACACACCTGGAGCCTTTACCTGCCAGTGTCCTGATGGTTACCGCAAGGTTGGCACCGAGTGCATTG ATATTGATGAGTGCAGGTACAGGTACTGTCAGCATCGCTGTGTCAACGTCCCCGGCTCCTTCTCCTGTCAGTGTGAACCAGGCTTCCAGCTGGCCGGCAACAACCGCTCCTGTATTG aTGTGAATGAGTGTGACATGGGCGCCCCCTGTCAGCAGAGGTGTTATAACACCTACGGTACCTTCCTCTGTCGCTGTGACCAGGGCTACGAGTTGGGGCCTGACGGCTTCGCCTGCAAAG ACATAGATGAGTGCAGCTACTCCAGTTACCTGTGCCAGTTCCAGTGTGTCAATGAACCCGGGAAGTTCTCCTGTCAGTGCCCAGAAGGCTACCAGCTGCTGGGCACCCGACTATGCCAGG atataAATGAGTGTGAGACCGGAGAGCACCAGTGTACTACAGGACAGACCTGTGTGAATATCCACGGTGCCTACCAGTGTGTGGACGCCAACCTCTGTCAGGACCCTTACATCCAAATAACTGACAA TCGTTGTGTTTGTCCTGTGACCAAGCCAGCCTGTCGAGACCTACCCTTCTCTATCGTCCACCGCTACATGAGCATCACGTCGGAACGCTCCGTCCCCTCAGACATCTTTCAGATCCAGGCCACCAGCGTCTACCCCGGAGCCTACAACACCTTCCGCATCCGCTCTGGAGACGACAACGGAGACTTCTACATCAGA CAAATCAACAACATCAGCGCCATGTTGGTTTTAGCCCGGGCCGTGACAGGACCCCTGGAGTACACACTGGACCTGGAGATGGTGTCAGTCAATCCCCTCCTGAGCTACCAGACCAGTTCGGCCCTGC